One Panicum virgatum strain AP13 chromosome 3N, P.virgatum_v5, whole genome shotgun sequence DNA segment encodes these proteins:
- the LOC120664234 gene encoding nucleolar MIF4G domain-containing protein 1-like: protein MTGKFEQKSRKERRKEARSEKQKLRFLSWVQHQGGKKKKLAMPAVEPNPEEGTKTKKEPTTVKKKRKRELEGKHKPKSNFQEYLEMEMGGAVSMEEDLEMERRLAKKLKVKKGKLGGPDDGMDELFADLGFGGDFGSDDETKACDRAKGKKKKVTEDDMEMEELGVGDEENDRKKKKKNKKKVMKKDDMETEELDNRGAENNGKKKKKKKKKPKKDDMEVEQPDDGGADMGEENDGAVPESEDGEANVVKLSTESKGKYVPPSLRDSSNSESEEIAQMRRRVRGLLNRLSESNVESITQEIATLFRSVPRSVGCQIIGDEVLASCSRGPRGNDQYAAVFAAFVAGMACLVGIDFSAKILASIAKTFEDEYSKEDSISLRNLTLLFCFLCIFGVISSDLVYDLLSVLSKRLTEMDVSTVLTILQCCGMKLRGDDPGAMKDFVLSIQNSVNQLKSHSGVGEDGKTDVLYSTRMKFMLDTICDIKNNKKRPKDLSDYTRIKKWLQKLKAEDVLLRGLTWSRLLDPDKKGQWWLSGDVPSTAGNIEDVAAVISKDVAETQKLLQLAAAQRMNTDVRRAIFCIIMSAEDYVDAFEKLLRLGLSGKQDREIIRVIVDCCLQEKMFNKYYTVLASKLCSHEKNHKFSLQYCIWDHFKELDNMEPNRSMNLAKLVAEMLSNFTLSLATLKVVNLANPVEMTQERIAHFQLLFETLLQKDDALVWNVFTRIAGLPELEILRDGIVLFIKQHVIAEDTGKALANKFKIAKKALDNVAGVLM, encoded by the exons ATGACAG GAAAATTTGAGCAGAAGTCTCGGAAAGAGAGGAGGAAAGAGGCGAGATCAGAGAAGCAGAAACTGCGGTTTCTCTCTTGGGTTCAGCACCAG GGTGGCAAAAAGAAGAAACTGGCAATGCCAGCAGTAGAGCCTAACCCAGAAGAGGGGacgaaaacaaagaaagaacctACTACtgtgaagaagaagagaaagagggaATTAGAGGGTAAACACAAGCCCAAGTCGAACTTTCAGGAATATCTTGAGATGGAGATGGGTGGAGCTGTGAGCATGGAGGAGGATCTGGAAATGGAGAGGAGGCTTGCGAAAAAGCTCAAAGTGAAGAAAGGGAagttgggaggtccggatgatGGTATGGATGAACTTTTTGCGGACCTTGGGTTTGGTGGAGACTTTGGGTCGGATGATGAAACAAAAGCGTGTGACAGggcaaaagggaaaaagaaaaaggtcaCAGAGGATGACATGGAGATGGAGGAACTGGGTGTCGGGGATGAAGAGAATGatcgaaaaaagaagaagaagaataagaaGAAGGTGATGAAGAAGGATGACATGGAGACAGAGGAACTGGATAACAGAGGTGCAGAGAACaatgggaaaaagaagaagaagaagaagaagaagccaaaGAAGGATGATATGGAGGTTGAACAACCAGATGACGGGGGTGCTGACATGGGTGAAGAGAATGATGGGGCAGTTCCGGAATCCGAGGATGGAGAGGCTAATGTGGTTAAACTGTCCACAGAATCAAAAGGGAAGTATGTACCTCCAAGTTTGCGTGATTCTTCCAATTCAGAATCAGAAGAAATTGCTCAGATGCGTCGGAGAGTAAGAG GACTTCTGAACAGGCTCTCAGAGTCAAATGTGGAGTCTATTACTCAGGAAATTGCCACGCTTTTTCGA TCTGTTCCACGAAGTGTTGGCTGTCAGATAATTGGTGATGAAGTTTTGGCTAGTTGTTCCCGGGGACCTCGTGGCAATGACCA ATATGCTGCTGTTTTTGCCGCCTTTGTTGCAGGCATGGCATGCTTGGTTGGTATCGATTTCAGTGCCAAGATCCTTGCATCCATTGCTAAGACGTTTGAG GATGAGTACTCAAAAGAAGATAGCATATCTTTGAGAAATCTAACCTTACTCTTCTGCTTTCTGTGCATATTTGGTGTCATCTCAAG TGATCTTGTGTACGATCTTCTATCAGTTCTGAGCAAGCGCTTGACAGAGATGGATGTCTCTACAGTATTGACCATCCTACAGT GCTGTGGAATGAAGCTGCGGGGTGATGATCCAGGTGCTATGAAAGATTTTGTCCTTAGTATTCAGAACTCTGTGAATCAGTTGAAATCGCACTCTggtgttggagaagatggaaaaaCAGATGTATTATACAGCACAAGA ATGAAATTTATGCTCGATACCATATGTGACATTAAGAACAATAAGAAAAGGCCTAAAGATCTTTCAGACTACACTCGAATAAAAAAGTGGCTTCAAAAG CTTAAGGCAGAAGATGTCCTGTTGCGAGGGCTAACATGGAGTAGACTTTTGGACCCTGATAAGAAAGGGCAATGGTGGTTGTCTGGGGATGTTCCATCCACAGCAGGCAatattgaagatgttgctgctgTTATAAGCAAGGACGTTGCAGAGACGCAAAAGCTTCTTCAGCTTGCAGCAGCTCAGCGGATGAACACTGACGTACGAAGAGCAATCTTTTGTATTATAATGAGTGCTGAAGACTATGTAGATGCTTTCGAGAAGCTCTTAAGGCTGGGCCTTTCTGGGAAGCAG GATCGAGAAATCATAAGGGTCATTGTTGACTGTTGTCTGCAAGAAAAGATGTTCAACAAGTATTACACAGTCCTTGCTTCCAAGCTATGCAGCCATGAGAAAAATCACAAGTTCAGCTTGCAG TACTGCATCTGGGATCACTTTAAGGAGCTAGACAACATGGAGCCAAATCGCTCCATGAACCTTGCAAAACTAGTTGCAGAGATGTTGTCAAACTTCACCCTCTCCCTTGCAACTCTGAAGGTTGTCAACCTGGCAAACCCAGTGGAGATGACTCAAGAGAGGATTGCCCATTTTCAATTGCTCTTTGAGACCTTACTACAGAAAGATGATGCGCTGGTGTGGAATGTCTTCACCCGTATCGCTGGTCTTCCAGAGCTTGAGATATTGAGAGATGGCATTGTACTGTTCATCAAGCAGCATGTGATTGCTGAGGACACTGGGAAAGCCTTGGCTAACAAATTCAAGATTGCAAAGAAGGCACTTGATAATGTTGCTGGCGTTCTGATGTAA
- the LOC120664236 gene encoding probable calcium-binding protein CML22 isoform X1: MRIRTQTLPDSGGKAAIIISSPRSRSLHFPWNLRQSFSANIATVKLVWWPVAAMGMVASMCTEPIKRRRAEKDLDAKVAAALRERARSRQRNFRTVNSITMRLPRFKDGLRDIKDVFDQYDEDSDGTIDNDELRSCLGKLLVQMSDKEADDVHRYCDIDRRDGIQFQEFVVLLCLLYLLFGPDVTRRVSEFESAKLNRVFDDLIDAFLFFDKDGDGKLERKDVTRRMNEASHQERTPSHITAQLFKEMDLNRNGKVNLKEFLYSIVRWAGHETEDDDASNEGSP, encoded by the exons ATGAGGATTCGCACGCAAACTCTTCCCGACAGTGGCGGAAAGGCAGCCATTATCATCTCATCTCCCCGTAGCCGCAGCCTTCATTTTCCTTG GAATCTACGGCAAAGTTTCTCTGCAAACATCGCCACG GTGAAATTGGTGTGGTGGCCAGTTGCAGCGATGGGGATGGTGGCCTCCATGTGCACGGAGCCGATCAAGCGCCGGCGAGCGGAGAAGGACCTCGACGccaaggtggcggcggcgctgcgggagaGGGCCAGGTCCCGGCAGCGGAACTTCCGGACGGTGAACAGCATCACCATGCGCCTGCCCCGCTTCAAGGACGGCCTCAGGGACATCAAGGACGTCTTCGACCAGTACG ACGAGGATTCCGACGGCACGATCGACAACGACGAGCTGCGGAGCTGCCTGGGCAAGCTCCTGGTCCAGATGTCCGACAAGGAGGCCGACGACGTGCACCGCTACTGCGACATCGACCGCCGGGACGGGATCCAGTTCCAGGAGTTCGTCGTCCTCCTCTGCCTCTTGTACCTGCTCTTCGGCCCGGACGTCACGCGCCGC GTCTCCGAGTTCGAGTCGGCGAAGCTCAACCGGGTCTTCGACGACCTCATCGacgccttcctcttcttcgacaaggacggcgacggcaagttggagaggaaagacGTCACCCGGAGGATGAACGAGGCGTCACACCAGGAGAGGACGCCCAGCCACATAACGGCGCAGCTATTCA AGGAGATGGACCTCAACAGGAACGGGAAGGTGAACCTCAAGGAGTTCCTCTACTCCATAGTCAGATGGGCAGGCCACGAGACCGAAGACGACGATGCCAGCAATGAGGGCTCTCCCTAG
- the LOC120664236 gene encoding probable calcium-binding protein CML22 isoform X3, protein MGMVASMCTEPIKRRRAEKDLDAKVAAALRERARSRQRNFRTVNSITMRLPRFKDGLRDIKDVFDQYDEDSDGTIDNDELRSCLGKLLVQMSDKEADDVHRYCDIDRRDGIQFQEFVVLLCLLYLLFGPDVTRRVSEFESAKLNRVFDDLIDAFLFFDKDGDGKLERKDVTRRMNEASHQERTPSHITAQLFKEMDLNRNGKVNLKEFLYSIVRWAGHETEDDDASNEGSP, encoded by the exons ATGGGGATGGTGGCCTCCATGTGCACGGAGCCGATCAAGCGCCGGCGAGCGGAGAAGGACCTCGACGccaaggtggcggcggcgctgcgggagaGGGCCAGGTCCCGGCAGCGGAACTTCCGGACGGTGAACAGCATCACCATGCGCCTGCCCCGCTTCAAGGACGGCCTCAGGGACATCAAGGACGTCTTCGACCAGTACG ACGAGGATTCCGACGGCACGATCGACAACGACGAGCTGCGGAGCTGCCTGGGCAAGCTCCTGGTCCAGATGTCCGACAAGGAGGCCGACGACGTGCACCGCTACTGCGACATCGACCGCCGGGACGGGATCCAGTTCCAGGAGTTCGTCGTCCTCCTCTGCCTCTTGTACCTGCTCTTCGGCCCGGACGTCACGCGCCGC GTCTCCGAGTTCGAGTCGGCGAAGCTCAACCGGGTCTTCGACGACCTCATCGacgccttcctcttcttcgacaaggacggcgacggcaagttggagaggaaagacGTCACCCGGAGGATGAACGAGGCGTCACACCAGGAGAGGACGCCCAGCCACATAACGGCGCAGCTATTCA AGGAGATGGACCTCAACAGGAACGGGAAGGTGAACCTCAAGGAGTTCCTCTACTCCATAGTCAGATGGGCAGGCCACGAGACCGAAGACGACGATGCCAGCAATGAGGGCTCTCCCTAG
- the LOC120664236 gene encoding probable calcium-binding protein CML22 isoform X2, with protein sequence MNLRQSFSANIATVKLVWWPVAAMGMVASMCTEPIKRRRAEKDLDAKVAAALRERARSRQRNFRTVNSITMRLPRFKDGLRDIKDVFDQYDEDSDGTIDNDELRSCLGKLLVQMSDKEADDVHRYCDIDRRDGIQFQEFVVLLCLLYLLFGPDVTRRVSEFESAKLNRVFDDLIDAFLFFDKDGDGKLERKDVTRRMNEASHQERTPSHITAQLFKEMDLNRNGKVNLKEFLYSIVRWAGHETEDDDASNEGSP encoded by the exons AT GAATCTACGGCAAAGTTTCTCTGCAAACATCGCCACG GTGAAATTGGTGTGGTGGCCAGTTGCAGCGATGGGGATGGTGGCCTCCATGTGCACGGAGCCGATCAAGCGCCGGCGAGCGGAGAAGGACCTCGACGccaaggtggcggcggcgctgcgggagaGGGCCAGGTCCCGGCAGCGGAACTTCCGGACGGTGAACAGCATCACCATGCGCCTGCCCCGCTTCAAGGACGGCCTCAGGGACATCAAGGACGTCTTCGACCAGTACG ACGAGGATTCCGACGGCACGATCGACAACGACGAGCTGCGGAGCTGCCTGGGCAAGCTCCTGGTCCAGATGTCCGACAAGGAGGCCGACGACGTGCACCGCTACTGCGACATCGACCGCCGGGACGGGATCCAGTTCCAGGAGTTCGTCGTCCTCCTCTGCCTCTTGTACCTGCTCTTCGGCCCGGACGTCACGCGCCGC GTCTCCGAGTTCGAGTCGGCGAAGCTCAACCGGGTCTTCGACGACCTCATCGacgccttcctcttcttcgacaaggacggcgacggcaagttggagaggaaagacGTCACCCGGAGGATGAACGAGGCGTCACACCAGGAGAGGACGCCCAGCCACATAACGGCGCAGCTATTCA AGGAGATGGACCTCAACAGGAACGGGAAGGTGAACCTCAAGGAGTTCCTCTACTCCATAGTCAGATGGGCAGGCCACGAGACCGAAGACGACGATGCCAGCAATGAGGGCTCTCCCTAG